GACAGGTGTGTCCTCAGTCTGTCCCGTGTGAGCAGAGGACAGGTGTGATCAGTGTCAGTGGGATGTTTCCAGTCCAGATGCATCAGGCCGTGTCAACGCTTTTCAGTCACTGTCCTTATCTCCACACAACGCCATAAATAACATACCTGTACGTGTGCATATTGACACGTGTGTCCCTCCACCATCATCATAGCTGCCAGTCGgtggtttccattaaccctcgaactgcacaaattgaaattgtgcaTATAAAATGCGTCTAATGTAAACACGTTGATTTCTAAAAAACTCCCATTCATCAAAAAAGATTTTCGtctggcatgaggtggtatttcaggtgagtGACCGCTGCGTGTGAACGCTGCGTGCGAACGCTGCGTGTGAACGCTGCGTGCGAACGCTGGTCTGCAGAACGTGCGAGCTGTTCCAAGTCCTCCTCTGTAAACTCCCACTCATGTTGGGGAAAAAGGCGTCTGCATGTTTGATGCTTCTGATCTCTGCTGAGTAGACCACTTCAGTCCAGATGTTCGGTCCAGGTGTCCTCACCTGTCTCTCCTCTTCCCCTCAGGAGCGAGTTCAGAAGAGTTTTCCTCACCCCATCGATAAGTGGGCGATCGCTGACGCTCAGGCCGCCAtcgagaagaggaagaggaggaaccCTCTGGCTCTGCCCGTGGACAAGATCCACCCTCTGCTGAAGGTACGCCCGTCTCCACCGCCATCCCCGTCCTCATCACCATGACAACAATGACCGTGTTTCCCATGATGCTCTGTGTGGGCAGGAGGTGCTGGGCTACAAGGTGGACCACCAGGTGTCGGTCTACATGGTCGCCGTGCTGGAGTACATCTCCGCCGACATCCTGAAGCTCGCAGGAAACTACGTGAGGAACATCCGCCACTACGAGATCTCCCAGCAGGACATCACCGTGGCCATGTGTGCCGACAAGGTACACAACCACAGCTACACACCACTACACAACCACGGCTACACACCACTACACAACCACAGCTACACACCACCACACAACCAGTACTACACACCACTACACAACCACAGCTACACACCACTACACAACCATGGCTACACACCACTACACAACCAGTACTACACACCACTACACAACCACGGCTACACACCACTACACAACCAGTACTACACACCACTACACAACCAGTACTACACACCACTACACAACCACAGCGACACACCACTACAGTACTCACACGGGTCCTCGGGGACGCTTGGTCTGTGGGCGGCGCCCTCACTCAGGAAGTAAAGGTCAGCGGAGGCGTCCTCCAGTCGGGA
Above is a genomic segment from Plectropomus leopardus isolate mb unplaced genomic scaffold, YSFRI_Pleo_2.0 unplaced_scaffold1295, whole genome shotgun sequence containing:
- the LOC121963863 gene encoding son of sevenless homolog 1-like, which gives rise to ERVQKSFPHPIDKWAIADAQAAIEKRKRRNPLALPVDKIHPLLKEVLGYKVDHQVSVYMVAVLEYISADILKLAGNYVRNIRHYEISQQDITVAMCADKVLMDMFHQDEEDISGFPLMDEEPSANEEQSYYELVRSLMSDGRHYLRQLNLLIKVFREPFTSNAMLYSQH